CGCGGAAAACTTCTCGCCGCAGTCCACCGGCGTTCGGATCCATTCCCCGTTTCGGTTTTCGAGATGATGGAGAACTCCGGCCCGGTTGTCGGCAAAGACCACATGCGTCCGCCGTTCGCGGTCGATGGTCGCAGCGGGGTTGCCGCTGATGCGGGAGGCGAATACGGCGACTTCGATGGACGAGCCGCTCACCGTGTAGCGCGTTAGAAATCCGCCCTTGTTCGCCCAGACGGTCGGGCTTCCGTCTTCGTCAACCACCACGTCTGAGACCATCTCAAGGTCCATGGAAATGCCGCCGTCCACCAGTTCCCGATGCAGTCCATCTTCCTCCGTCGCGAATCCGCCGGGCGTGACGATCTCGCTTTCGCCGCAGTCGGTCGGTTCGTGATCGAACCAAGGATCGCCAAACGACTGGGACTGATCGGGGCGATCGACCGCGGAATCCTGCGCGAAGGGCACTGGGTCGTGCTCACGAATTCCGTCGTCGGCCGACGCATCATCGTCATCATCTTCCGCGTCAACGGGTGCGGCCGAATTGTCGTCGCCGGGATCGGTTTCCTGCTGACACGCACAAACGGAGAACGCCGCGAGAATGGCCAAAAGCAGCGTCATGACGCGAATATCCCAAGACTTGGCCGCGAAATACATGTCATTACCCCCAGCTCGATGCGATGGGGCGACCGGATCAATGAATCGATTGTATCACAATTTCGCGGCGGTGGAGAAATGAAGGTCCTGCGCCGATCGGTTTCGAACGCGGGCAAGACCCTTCGCGGCGCTCAGGGTGACAGGGCTCAGGGTCACAAGTAATGGTCACGGTGACAGGAAGCACTCGTGACCGCGAACAATCCGCCTTCGCCAAGGCTACGGCGGACGCGCAACCAGCAACCCTTGGCCTAATACCTCCCTTTCGCCACGGCTTCGAGCACGGCGGCGAGCAGCTTCCACGACACGGCGACGGCGGGGATGTACGCGCGCTCGTCGGGCGAATGCGCGCCCTGGATGTCGGGACCGAACGACACCATGTCCATGCCGGGGAATTTTTCGCCGATGATGCCGCATTCGAGCCCGGCGTGGATCGCCTTGCGTTCGGGCTTTTTGCCGAAGACTTCCTCGTGCACGGTTTCCACGAGACGCAGGATGCGCGAGTCGGGATTGGGCTGCCAGCCGGGATAGGGATCGCGCACGTCGGTCACCGCGCCGGCAAGCCGCGCCACCGCGTCAATCTGCTCGATCACGCCGCGGATCGCGGTCGCGTTCGACGAACGCGGGCTGTTGTGCGCGGCGAGCGCGTCGCCCTCGATCTTGATCGACGCGAGGTTCGTCGAGGTCTCGACGAGGTTCGGCAGATCCTGGCTCATCGCGATCACGCCGTTGGGAAAGCCCAGCAGCATGGCGAGCGCGGCGGTCTGCGTGTCGGCGTCGAGCACGCGGGCGGGGCGATCGGCGCTCACCAACTCCATGACGAAATCCGGATCGCGCGGGAACTCCTGCGCCATCGCGGCGTGGCATTCGGCCACGGTCGCGGCCGCCTTGTCGAACGCCTTTTGCGGCAGCGAAAACACCGCGAACGCCTCGCGCGGAATCGCATTGTGCTTGTCGCCGCCCTGCATGGCCGCAATGTGGATGTGGTGCGGAGAGAGCGCTTTGAGCGTGCGCGCGAGGATCTTCACGGCGTTCGCGCGGTTTTCGTGGATGTTGCCGCCGGAGTGCCCGCCGCGCAGGCCGCGAACCACCAGCCGTACGCCCACCTGCGTGTCATTGGCGTCGGCCCAGCGCAACGGCAGATGCGCCGACACGCCCGCGCCGCCCGCGCAGCCCATGTACACGATGCCCGTCTCCTCGGAATCGAGGTTGACGAGAATGCGCCCGGTGATGAGTTCGTTCGACAGATACATCGCGCCGGTGAGCCCCGTCTCCTCGTCCACCGTGAGCAGGATTTCGAGCGGGCCGTGAACGACGGCCGGGGCCATCGCGGCGGCGAGCGCCATCGCCACGCCGAGGCCGTTGTCCGCGCCGAGCGTGGTGCCCGTGCCGCGCAACCAGTCGCCGTCGCGACGCAGGCGGATGCCCTCGGTCATGAAGTCGAAATCGACGTCGGAGTTCTTCTCGCACACCATGTCCACATGGCCCTGCATCACCACGACGGGGGCGCTCTCGTATCCCGGCGTCGCGGGCACGCGGATCACGAGGTTGGCGGTGAGATCCTGATCGACGACGAAACCCCGGCTCTTCGCGAGCGTGTCGATGTGCGCGATGATTTTTTCCTCGTGCTTGGACGGACGCGGCACCGACGCGATGCCCGCGAAAATCTCCCACACGAGTTTGGGTTCGAGACCGACGATCGCTTCAGACATGAAGACCTCCATGCAATCGAATCGTTGCCCGCGCGTCATCTCCCCTCACCCCGGCCTTCGACTTCGCTCAGGCCACCCCTCTCCCGCCCGGCGGGAGAGGGGAAGGGGGTGAGGGCTCCCCCGCTTCACTTCCCGTTTCCAAACAGCCACTTCGACAGCCAGCCGATGACCTCGTGGTACCAAACCTGCGCGTTGGCGGGCTTCAAGATCCAGTGACCCTCGTCCTCGAAATACACGAACCGCGACGGCACGCCCATGACTTGCAGCGCGGTGAAGACGCCGATGCCCTCGCTCTCGGGGCAGCGGTAATCGCGCGCGCCGTGCACCACCAGCGTCGGCGTTTTGAAGTTCGCCACATGGCGATGCGCGCTGTACTTTTCGTACGCCTTGCGATTCACGTGCGGTAGGCCCGCGTGTTCGTATTCGTCGAACCACAGCTCGTCGGTGGTGTAGGCCATCGTCTCGGCGAAAAACACGCCGTCGTGGCAGACCAGCGCCTTGAAGCGGTCGGTGTGGCCGAGGATCCAGTTGATCATGAATCCGCCGAAGCTGGCCCCTGCCGCGCCCATGCGCTTCGCGTCGATGAAGGGAAACGTCGCGAGCAGATGATCGACGCCCTTCATGATGTCGTCGTAACAGCGCCCGCCCCAATCCGCGGAAATCTGCTCCTTGAATTTGTCGCCATAGCCCGTCGAGCCGCGCGGGTTGAAAAACGCCACCACCGCGCCGCTCGCCGCGAACATCTGGTAGTTCCAGCGCCAGTGCCAGTGATCGGCGAACGCGCCCTGCGGCCCGCCGTGAATCAGCAGCATCAGCGGATATTTCTTGCCCGGTTTGAAACCAACCGGCTTGATGATGAAGCCATGCACCGCGTCGCCGCCCGCGCCCGCGTACCAGAACTCCTCGGCCTTTGGCAGCGCGTAGGATTTTGCCGCGTCGCCGAAGTGCGTCAGCCGGCGAACGCTTGCGCCCGCGTCGGGCGGCATGTCCGCGGGCACGGTGCCGGGCTTCGTGATCGGCGTAACGCCCCAGCCCGGCGCGAAGAGGTAGAAGTCCGGCGGATCGCACGCGGTCTCGCGCGTCACGAGCAGCATGTCCGACGTGGGGATCGCGCGGATCAGGCCGTTGAAGGTGCCGTGCGTGAGCTGGCGGACCTGCGCGGTGTCGAGGTTGAGGATGTAGACCGTCTTGCGTCCGAAGTCCTCGGCGAGAAACATCACCGCGTTCTCGTCGTCGTCGTCCACGAACTCGAACGACATCGGGCTTCGTTCGAACTTTTCCAGGTACACGCGCGTCGCGCCGTTCTTCAGGTCGTAGACCTTGATACGCAGCCGGTCGGCCTCGTAACCGGGAATCGTCATCCCCAGGTAGAAGAGCTTGCGTCCGTCGGGACTGTAGCGCGGATGCACGTCGCACGCGTCGGTGTTCGACACGCGCACCGGCTCGCCCGCCACGGCGATGCCCTTGACCGCGAGGCGATAGACCGAATTGTTGGTCGAGCGCGTCACGACCTTGTCGGGGTTCGAGACGTACGCGATCTCGCGCCCGTTCGGATTCCACGCGAAGTCGCGCTCCGACCCCAGCGACACCGGCGGGGTGTCGCGGTCGCCGGGCGTCACGTCGTTCAATTTTCCCGTCACGACATCGACGATGAACAGGTGCGATCGCTTGCGGTCGCGCCAATGGTCCCACGGTCGAAAGAGCAGATCGTCGATCACGCGGGCGCTCGATTTTTCGTTGACGAGGCCCATGACCTTTGCGCGCGCGGGCTCCTCGCCGGCAGGCGTTTGCTTGTCGGCCTTGGGGTCGTAATCGGCGCTCACCACCACCTCGCGCGAAAACAGCACTCGGCGCGAATCGGGGGCGAAGATCGGCGTGCCGACCCCACCCCATCCGCTCGTCACGCGCCGCGCCTCGCCGCCCGCCGTGGGCAACAGCCAGAGCTGCGCGCCGTGCTGGTCGTCGCGGTCCGAGACGAACGCGAGCCATTTGCCGTCGGGCGACCACGCGGGGGCCATGTGATTGCCGGGGCCGGGCGTAAGCGTTTCGATCTCCCGCGAACGCAGATCGAGCGAGCGGATCTGATGGCGGACCTTGTTTTCCTTCGGGTCGTGCTTCGACACGACGAAGGCCACGCGTCGCCCGTCGGGCGAGACCGCCGGGGCCGAAATGCGTTCGAGGCCCATGAGGCCCGCGAAGTCGAACGTCTTCGGCGCCGATGATTTGGAGGTACGGGTCTTGCCCGCGCGCGCGGCCGCTTTCGCCATGACGAGGCTCCCTGCGTGGTTTGGTTTTCGATCGGATGGGCGCCGGCGAATTGCCGGTCCGGCCTTTTCCCCCAAGCGCCATCCGATCATTAGCGCGGCCCGCGCCCCGCGGCAAGGCCGAAACGCAATTGAATCACCGCGGAGATTGGCCTAGCATGCGTATTCCGCCTGGGGAGAGGTCATGTTGCGCACACGTCGCCCGCTTTGGATTCTCGCGCTCGTCGCGGCGGCGGTCGCCGTGGCGCTGGCGGCGCACGCGGTCGATCTCAACACCGGCCTTCCCGTCGCGACGATGAAGATCGGCGCGAAGACCCTGACGGTCGAGGTGGCGATCTCCGGCGAGCAACAGCGTGTCGGTCTGATGAACCGCAAGGAGATGGCCGCCGATCACGGGATGATCTTCATCTACGCCAAACCCAAACGCGTGCGTTTCTGGATGAAGAACACGTACATCCCGCTCTCCACGGCGTTCGTCGCCGAGGACGGCACGATCGTGAAGATCGCCGATATGGAGCCGCTCAGCGAGACGCACCACGAGCCCGACGTGCCGGTGCGTTACGTGATCGAGGCGAATCGCGGGTGGTTCGCGGGTGCGGGGGTGCGCGTGGGGGACCGGATCGACGTCTCGGCGTTCGCCGGGCGCTAGGGGGTCCGCGTGGAGCGGCGGCGCATCGCGTTCGCGCTCGCGGGGCTCACCGCGCTGGGCCTCAGCGTTCGGCTGTGGTTCTTTTTCGCGTTCGACAATTCCTTCTCGTGGGAATCCGAGCCTTACTCCAAGATCAATCTGGTCTACACGTGGCTCGCCCTCGGTAAGCCCTATCCCGACACGAATTTCGGCCCGCTGCATACGTGGCTCATCTGGCTGGTCGCGTGGTCCTTCGAAGACAAAGTCACGCCGATCCGCCTGCTCTCGGTCGTGTGCGGCGCGGCGACGATCCCCGTCTTTTTTGCCGCGATGCGCCGCCCCTTCGGCGACCGCATCGGGCTCGCGGCGGCGGCGCTGTTCGCCTCGTACCCGCTGCACGTGCGGGCGAGCGCCACCAGCCTCGCCGAATCGCCCTACACGCTCTTTTTCCTCATCGGCCTCGCCGCGTTCTTGATTCACGACGAGCGCGAGGATCGCTCATTCGGCTGGCTCGCGCTCTCGGCGGCGGCGCTGACGGCGGGCTCGATGCTGCGTTTCGAGAGCTGGCTGTTCTACCCCGTCTTCGCCCTGCTCGCGCTGCGGCGGGGGTTCGCGCGCGCGGTCGGCTACGGCGCGCTGCTGGCGGTCTTCCCGCTCGTGCATATGTTCATCTGTTGGAAGGTCTCCGGCGACCCGCTGTCCTTCGGCAAAACCTCGGCGCGCACCTTCGCGCTGTATCTGCCGCAGATGCCGCTTGCGTATCGCGCGACGGGCTGGTTCGTCTGTTTCTGGCAGGTGCTTGCGCCCGCCGTGGCGCTGCTCGCGCCCGTGGGCATGGTGTGGGCGATGCTTTCGCGGCGCGGCGGCACGGTCGCGGCGCTCTTCGCGTTTCCGTACCTGTTCATGTCGGTGCGCACGCTCAAGGGTCTCATGGACCCGTCGCTGCTTCGTTACGCGATCATCGTCGCCGCGCTGCTGATTCCCTTCGCCGCGGCGGCGATCTGGGCGCTCGCGCGGCGGATTTCCGCCGCAGGCGCGGGAACGATGTCGACGGAGCGCGCGGGGGCGCTCGCGGCCGTGATCGTCGCCCTCGTCACGCCCGCCAATCTCGCGTGGGCTTACGCGCAGTCGATCGACAACGCCCTGCCGCCCGAGGTCTTCGAGGCGAGCGCGTACCTGCGCGACCACGTCGGCGAGGCCGAGCGCGTGCTGCTCGACAAGCGCTTCCACCCGGTCTTCGTCATCGAGAGTCGCAAAAACCCCGAGCGCATGCTGAACCTGGACTACGTGGGCGAGCCGATCACGGACTGGGACCGCTACGCCGAACTCGCGCGCAAGTTCCACCCACTCGCCTATCTCGACGGCCGCGAGGTGGACTGGGGCCGCGATATCAAGCTGTATGGCCGCGCGGCCTATGAGGATCTGATGGCGCGCGAGCGCCCCGCGTGGCTCGTGCTCGACTACGAATCCGCGGGCAACATCCAGGCGTTTCCCATCCCGCCCACGCACGCCGAGGCCGAGATCGACGGCCGCCGCCTCACTCGCGCGTGGCGCAAGGGCGACTTCGCCATTTTCCGCATCGCATATCCGGATGAACCGGAGACGTCGCCGGAGCCGAAACCATGACCGGCGCGAATCCGACCGACGCGGACCGGACTCGCCCGTACGGCGCGGCGTTTTTCGCTCTGCTCGCGATCGCGGCCGTGGCGCGGCTCGTGGCGCTGCTGCACTTCCCCAACATCATGTCCACCGAGGGCGAGGAATATTCCAAGCTCCAGCTCTTCATGCAGTGGATCGCCAACGACAACCTCTACCCCGACACCAATTTCGGGCCGCTGCACATGCTGCTCTTCTGGCCGACGGCCAAGCTCTTCGGCCACGCGGCCATGCCCAACCGCGTTGTTACGCTGCTGTTCGCCCTCGCGACGTTTTTCCCGCTCCACGCGCTGGTGCGGCGCATCGCGGGCGACACCGCCGCGCTCACCGCCATGGCGCTCGCCGCGCTGTCGTCGCTGCTCGTCATCATCGGCGTCAACACGCTCGCCGAGGGACCGTGCCTGTTCTTCCTCGTCTGCGCACTCGCGCTTTTCGCGCGGATGATCGACCGGCACGAGATGTGGCGCTGGCGCGACGCCGCGCTCTTTGCCGCTTGTGCATCTGCGGCCGGGGCGCTGCGTTACGAGGTGTGGATGTTTCTGCCGCTGTGGCCTCTCTGGCTGCTCGCGCGGCGGGGCTTTGCCCGCGCGGCGGCGACCGGCGCGATGCTCGCCGTCTTCCCGATCGTCCACATGGCGGTGACGTGGAAGGTCTCCGGGCATCCGTTCAATTTCGTGCTCGTCAGCGCGGCGACGACCTCGATCAACGCGGCGGTGACGCCGTGGGACGAGCGCGCGCTGCTGTGGGTGCAGGCCCTCGCGCGCATCGAGGGCTGGTGGCTGTTCGGCGCGGCGGTGCTGGGCGTGGTGTACGCGCTCGTCACCGGGCGCGCGCGATTCGCGGCGATTCTGTACACGTTTTACTTCGCCGTGGTCGAGATCCAGGCGTTGCGCGCGGCCATGGCGCCCGAGCTGCACCGCTACGCCACGTTTCTCGTCGCGCTCTCGTTTCCGCCCATCGCGGTGATGCTGGCCGACGCCGCGCGGCGTGTCATTCGTCCCGCGCGATTCGCGCCTGTCGTGGCGGTGTCGGCCGCGCTCGCGCTGTCGGCGAGCTCGCTCTTCTACTTCGAGCACGTCGAACAAGAGACGCACTTTTTCGACGAGTCGTTCGAGATCGCGCGGCGGCTGCGCGGCGCGATGACCGAGGGCGACCGCGTGTTCCTGGGCAAAGAGAGCCACCCGCTGATCGCCGTGGAGAGCGGCTTCGATTGGCATCACTTCCGCGTGCCCCAGTACCGGCGCGGCGAGGCGGCCGACGCCGAATCCGTCGCGCGGATCTTCGCCGAGTGGCGGCCCACGCTTGTGCTCGCCACGCGCCACGACCCGACCTTCCTGACGAGCGCGCCGGTGCGTTTCTGCGAGGACACCGAACTCTTCGGCCGGGTCTATTCGCCGGTCACCGCGCACGGCTCCTGGTGCCTGCTGCGCGAAGACGGCGCGGCGGGCATCGTGCCCTGAGCGGCACCTTTCGGCCGGCGAGATCTGACGGACCAAATTTTACATGAATTTTTCTTGACTCAAGAGACTCGTCGTGAGACGATTCAAGTCGTCGCGCTATTTGTTCGTTTTTTCAACCTGACGGGAGGAAATCATGAAGAAGCGAGTCATGGCTCCGTGGCTCTTGATAGGCATTCTGGCGATTCTGGATTTTTGGGGGGGGCTTGGCCACCGAGCGAGATGACATCTCCGATGTCCTGAATCTGCGCCCTGTCGATCGCGATATCCGGTACGTGAACACAAAAGTCCTCGATTCCGACAACCGCCTTCTCGATCAGAGTGAGGACGGCGTTCCCGACATCGGAGATGATCGCCGAGGCGACCTCGGCAACACATACGAAATCGCCGAGTATTCCGGTAGCGAGGATACGCAAAGTTACGAAAGCTCTTATTCGCTGATCTCCACGCCGACTCTGCGCTTGACCGATGAACAGATGCGGGATTACCAACGGGCGCGCGGGCAGTCCGAGCAGGAAATCGACGCGCTGTTTTCGCCGATGGGGCGTGCGGAAGACGCGTCGCGGCCCGTTATCACGGACAAATGGCTCTCCGAAATCCGACGCGTGAACCCGGAGGACAACGTCCGGGCGATCGTTCATTTCCACGAGAAGATCCCCAACACCTACGTTCATCCTCTGACGCTGGAACCCGACCACGAAGAGGCGATGGAGATCGTCCGAAGCGCGCGGCAGACGGCGCGGGAGGAGCGGGAGGCGGCGACGGACGAGTTTCAAGCGCCTTGGATCGAGGAGTTCGAATCCGCGGGAATCGAGGTTGTGCGCACGTTCAGTCTGGCGAATGCATTAGAAGTCGCGTTTCCAGCGAATCTCGTGGATGAGATCGCTTGGGACGGCGCGCCATATCGGCTCGTGCGGACGGACCTGCGTACAGAGGCGTTCGACCTGTCGAGTCATACTTTTTCCGACGGGCATCCGTATAAGACACTTCTCGACAACCGGCGCGCAATTGGAACGAACCAGTACATTCGCGACGGGTTCAGTGGACGCGGCACGGGAACCGAGGCGTCGCTCGCGAATCGGATCAAGGTGGGAATCTCCGAGAACAGGCGATTCGATCAGTATCATCAGGCTTTTCGAGACGGATCGTCGTCGTTCGACCGGGTGGAGTGGTTCTACAATTGCTCGCAGCCGGGGTCGCCGGAATTCTGCGCCTCGGGCGAACCTTCCGAAGAAGACCTGGAATATTCCATCGGCAGCGTTCCCAATCACGTCATGGCGTCCATGGGTATCATCGGCGCCGATCTGGAGAACGGTCAGGACGGTTCGATCCCTTCGGCCGTTCGCGGGCATTACCGCGGCATCGCGCCGAACGCATCGTTGTCGTACTTCTTCTTCAACGACGTCCCTTCGAGGCTGGCCGCCTACGACCAGATCCGCGACGAGAACATCCATATCGTCAGCCACTCCTGGGGACACACTAACAACGAACTCGACTCGAACTGCCCGTCCGACGACGAGTGGAGCGCGAACGATTCGCTGACCGACGCGGCCAACACGATGATCGAAGAAGGAACGATTCTCGTGGCATCCGCAGGCAACGCCGCGGGCGATACCGATGGTGTTAGATTTTGCGATACGGACACGACCGGGACGAATTCAATTGCGTCACCGGGGAATTCGCCATTCGTGGTCACGGTCGGCGCGGCGGATTTTCTGGGCGATCCGCGCAACGCGACGACGGCGGAGACGCTGTGGGACATGACGAATTTCGAGGAAGTCAGTCTGATCAAGAGCTATAGCAGCCGCGGGGCGACGTATCAGGGGTTTCGAAAACCCAATATCGTCGCCTATGTCGATGCGGTGCACACGCCGATCATGGATCTCGACGGAGCCGGCGTCGTTTCGCACGGTCGATATGCCGACACCAACTGGTGGCTGGCCGATGCATCGGGCGAGTGCGACGCGGAAAACGACCCCGACGAGTCGAATGGGAACTGGTGGATCCGGGCGCCGCACCAGTTCTCGCCGAACGAGGGGGAGTGCATCGATCCATATAATGACGGCGTAAAGGACTTTGACTCGCATTTTTCGATGGACGAACGGCAGACCCCATGGGATTGGCCCGAGCCGTGGAAGCACGAAAGCATTTATCAGGAGCGTGCCACGGGGACCTCCGCCGCGGCGCCGGCGGTGGCGGGCGTCATGGCGCTCGTTCGCGACTGGATCCTGCAGACCAGCAACCCGAGCAACGCCGCCGACCGGGGCCGGGTCGTTTCGACCGTCCTGAATTTCGGGGACGGCATGGTGGAGGACGAGGATACTCTGGGAGCCGACTACATCGGCTACGGCGATTCCACCTACGGGGCCGGCCGGATGCATGCACGGCTCTTCACCAACCACGGCATGGACAGCCCGTGGCGTCGCGTGATGGAGGTGATCCCCGAGCTGCACACGAACGACTCCGTGCAGTTCAAGCTGAACCAGAGCATCCTGGGCGCGCCGCTCACGATCCCCGCCGGAGTCGAGCTCCTGAAGATCATGGTCTACTGGGACGAGCCGTTTTACAACGGCAACGAGGCCACGATTCAGGCGGTGCTGCGCCGGACGCTCGGCACGAACTGCAATGCGACCTATTGGCCCGTCGCGTTACAAAGCAGCAGCGTGAACCAGGGGAACTGGCTGCACTTCGTCTTCGACGCCACGCAAACGGGCGCCGAAGCGAACTTCGCTCCGCTCGTCCCCGACCGCTGTTATCAGATCGACATCAATGGGATCCATGTTCCCAACGGCCACGGCGGTGAAGGCACACGCCGCGTCTACGTCACGTGGTTCTACGAAGACCTGAAACGCAGCGACAACGACGGCCCATGTCAACACAATACCGGCTCGTGCTCGGTCAACGACGCCAACTACCTCTACTTCCACTAGGAGCGAGCCATGATAAAGTATCCGTGGCGCAGACTGTTGACGGTCGTCGCAACCGTACTGGCTCTCACGGTCCTGTCGGCCGCATGCGGCGATGACGACGATGATTCGGACGAGGGTGACAATGACGAAGAGTGCGTTGCGTACGACGAATGCACGCAGTCTCCCGCGTTGTCGGACGAACTGTCCCTCATGGCGTTCGAGGTCGACCCGGAGCCGGAATGCGCGGCCTTCGGTCTCGACCTCGAGGTGCTGGAGGTGCGGGCGACCGAAAGCCGCGGCCGAATAGAGGTGCGGTTTCGGGTGAACGAAACAAACGGCAACACGATCTACACGCTAACCGTCGCGTCGGGGCCCGGCACGGCGTACGAAGACCGCGAATTCTGCTTCCACGAAATCTCCGGAGACAGCACCTACGTTTTCGTTCGGAATTTCACGGAGTGTCCTCGTTCGATGTCGATTCCTTTCTGGTCGGAGACCTCGCAGTGGGAGTGCCCCGACTCGTACGAGAGCGCCGAAACATGCCGATATTCCTTCGATGTTCTCCCGTGGCCACCCGAAGGACTGTGCATCGAAGATCCCCAGTGATCGCGCATGACAGGGCGCCCGGTCCGCGCTGCGTCCGACAAAATGTGGCGGAGCGAGCCATGAGAACGCAGCCGTGGCGAGCGCTTCCCGTGACCACCCCAACCTCAGCGGCGTTTCTTCGCGAAAACGGCACGGCGGTGGAGGGGCCGGAGGTCAGAGAACAGCATTGGCCAAACTGGGGACTGGCAACGCGTGTTTGTGCCTGTACCCCGGTTTCGCTCGTACTTGCGGACGTCACCCGGAGCGCTTCTGCCGCTGTCATCCTGAGCGCAGCGAAGGATCTGGTCGGAACTCGCGGCAAGGCCCTTCGCTTCGCTCAGGGTGACAGAATTGGCGCAGGGCGACGGGAAGTGTCAACGGGAACACGCATCGCTACGCGTTGCATGTCACCGGTTCGTGCTCACTCCCCCGTGTACGCCGCATAGTTGCAGTGGCCTTCGCCCGAGTGGCCCGTGGTGCGCAGCGCGTCGATGAAGACCAGGTAGTCGTCGCCCGACAGGCCGGCCGCGAGATCGGACTGCGTGAGATCGAGAGCGCCGTCCTCGGCGAGCGCGGCGATGGGACCGAAGCCGAGCGCGCCCTCGTTCACGCTGCCCTCTTCGCCGAGCGTCGATTCGTCGCCGAAGATGTGGTCGGAGTGGAAGGTGATCTCCACGCTGCCCATGCCTTCGTTTTCGACCACGCCGGCGAATTCGTCGTCCACTTCCTGATGGCACGCC
This DNA window, taken from Deltaproteobacteria bacterium, encodes the following:
- a CDS encoding S8 family serine peptidase, which translates into the protein MATERDDISDVLNLRPVDRDIRYVNTKVLDSDNRLLDQSEDGVPDIGDDRRGDLGNTYEIAEYSGSEDTQSYESSYSLISTPTLRLTDEQMRDYQRARGQSEQEIDALFSPMGRAEDASRPVITDKWLSEIRRVNPEDNVRAIVHFHEKIPNTYVHPLTLEPDHEEAMEIVRSARQTAREEREAATDEFQAPWIEEFESAGIEVVRTFSLANALEVAFPANLVDEIAWDGAPYRLVRTDLRTEAFDLSSHTFSDGHPYKTLLDNRRAIGTNQYIRDGFSGRGTGTEASLANRIKVGISENRRFDQYHQAFRDGSSSFDRVEWFYNCSQPGSPEFCASGEPSEEDLEYSIGSVPNHVMASMGIIGADLENGQDGSIPSAVRGHYRGIAPNASLSYFFFNDVPSRLAAYDQIRDENIHIVSHSWGHTNNELDSNCPSDDEWSANDSLTDAANTMIEEGTILVASAGNAAGDTDGVRFCDTDTTGTNSIASPGNSPFVVTVGAADFLGDPRNATTAETLWDMTNFEEVSLIKSYSSRGATYQGFRKPNIVAYVDAVHTPIMDLDGAGVVSHGRYADTNWWLADASGECDAENDPDESNGNWWIRAPHQFSPNEGECIDPYNDGVKDFDSHFSMDERQTPWDWPEPWKHESIYQERATGTSAAAPAVAGVMALVRDWILQTSNPSNAADRGRVVSTVLNFGDGMVEDEDTLGADYIGYGDSTYGAGRMHARLFTNHGMDSPWRRVMEVIPELHTNDSVQFKLNQSILGAPLTIPAGVELLKIMVYWDEPFYNGNEATIQAVLRRTLGTNCNATYWPVALQSSSVNQGNWLHFVFDATQTGAEANFAPLVPDRCYQIDINGIHVPNGHGGEGTRRVYVTWFYEDLKRSDNDGPCQHNTGSCSVNDANYLYFH